The following coding sequences are from one Triplophysa dalaica isolate WHDGS20190420 chromosome 12, ASM1584641v1, whole genome shotgun sequence window:
- the pnrc2 gene encoding proline-rich nuclear receptor coactivator 2 gives MGGGERYNIPDRPAPKKSHQIGRGKQRSRDQNGVVHSAASGALGVPHHRRVERGTNYSWSPEAWQAMSVDKKNASVRFPTPYDQNWEGTLSQLNKLLSAQCGQNYAGAKFSEPPSPSVLPKPPSHWVSLPMGDHREIMTFQLKSLLKVQA, from the coding sequence ATGGGAGGTGGTGAGAGATACAACATTCCAGATCGTCCAGCACCCAAGAAGAGCCATCAGATTGGCAGGGGGAAGCAGAGAAGTCGAGACCAGAATGGAGTTGTGCATTCTGCCGCCTCGGGAGCCTTAGGGGTGCCCCATCACCGCAGGGTTGAGAGGGGCACCAACTATTCTTGGTCTCCAGAGGCGTGGCAGGCCATGTCTGTGGACAAGAAGAATGCCTCTGTTCGTTTTCCCACACCGTATGATCAGAATTGGGAGGGTACCCTGTCCCAGCTGAACAAACTGTTGTCAGCTCAGTGTGGTCAGAACTATGCTGGGGCCAAGTTTAGTGAGCCCCCATCACCAAGTGTGCTGCCCAAGCCACCGAGCCATTGGGTGTCTCTTCCAATGGGCGATCACCGTGAAATTATGACCTTCCAGTTGAAGAGCCTTCTGAAGGTTCAGGCCTAA